One Simonsiella muelleri ATCC 29453 DNA window includes the following coding sequences:
- the serS gene encoding serine--tRNA ligase encodes MLDIQLLRNDIEAVAQRLAARGFELDTTKFEQLDAQRKLLQTENEQLQAKRNQLSKQIGAFMGQGKKDEADAAKNEVAQIKSQMDKIEQDLPNIQAALDDLLLRVPNLPHESVPIGKDETENVEVRKVGTPRQFDFDIKDHVDLGAALGLDFEKAAQLSGARFSLMKGKVARLHRALAQFMLDTHTTQHGYTECYTPYIVSDSTLLGTGQLPKFGEDLFHVTRGGDETKLTQYLIPTAEVTLTNTVRDEVLSPHDLPMKLTAHSPCFRSEAGSHGKDTRGLIRQHQFDKVEMVQIVQPEKSYEALEEMVGHAENILKLLELPYRVITLCTGDMGFGATKTYDLEVWVPAQNTYREISSCSNCEDFQARRMKARFKDENGKNRLVHTLNGSGLAVGRALVAVLENHQNADGSINIPKALQPYLGGVEKLEP; translated from the coding sequence ATGTTAGATATTCAATTATTACGAAATGATATTGAGGCGGTTGCGCAACGCTTGGCGGCTCGCGGCTTTGAGTTGGATACCACAAAATTTGAACAGTTGGACGCACAACGCAAATTGCTCCAAACCGAAAACGAACAATTGCAAGCCAAACGCAATCAGTTGTCCAAACAAATTGGCGCGTTCATGGGGCAAGGTAAGAAAGACGAAGCCGATGCCGCTAAAAATGAAGTCGCGCAAATTAAATCGCAAATGGATAAAATTGAACAAGATTTGCCCAATATTCAGGCTGCTTTAGATGATTTGTTGTTGCGTGTTCCGAATTTGCCACATGAATCCGTTCCCATTGGCAAAGATGAAACCGAAAACGTCGAAGTTCGCAAAGTCGGTACGCCACGCCAATTTGATTTTGACATCAAAGACCATGTGGATTTGGGTGCGGCTTTGGGTTTGGATTTTGAAAAAGCGGCGCAATTATCAGGCGCAAGATTTTCGTTAATGAAAGGTAAAGTGGCGCGTTTGCATCGAGCGTTGGCGCAATTTATGTTGGACACGCACACCACGCAGCACGGTTACACCGAATGCTACACGCCTTATATTGTTAGCGATTCTACGTTGTTGGGGACAGGGCAATTGCCGAAATTTGGCGAAGATTTATTTCACGTTACGCGTGGTGGTGATGAAACCAAATTGACGCAATATTTGATTCCAACGGCAGAAGTCACTTTAACCAATACCGTGCGTGATGAAGTGTTATCGCCCCATGATTTGCCAATGAAATTGACGGCGCATTCGCCTTGTTTTCGCAGTGAAGCAGGTTCGCACGGCAAAGACACACGCGGTTTAATTCGTCAGCATCAATTTGATAAAGTAGAAATGGTGCAAATTGTGCAGCCTGAAAAATCATATGAAGCGTTAGAAGAAATGGTTGGACACGCGGAAAATATTTTAAAATTGCTGGAATTACCGTATCGCGTGATTACGCTTTGTACGGGCGACATGGGTTTTGGTGCAACGAAAACTTATGATTTGGAAGTGTGGGTGCCTGCACAAAATACGTATCGTGAAATTTCAAGTTGTTCAAATTGTGAAGATTTCCAAGCACGCCGCATGAAAGCGCGTTTCAAAGACGAAAATGGCAAAAATCGTTTGGTGCATACGCTGAACGGTTCGGGTTTGGCGGTAGGTCGTGCGTTGGTGGCGGTGTTAGAAAATCATCAAAATGCAGACGGTTCAATTAATATTCCGAAAGCTTTGCAACCGTATTTGGGTGGTGTGGAAAAATTAGAGCCGTGA
- a CDS encoding ArsR/SmtB family transcription factor, whose amino-acid sequence MMDIPKIFKILANEHRYQMLQWLKQPEHHFPPHACQPPGFHGGVSVSLIVEKSGLAQSVVSAYLKSLKKAGLVESKRAGKLTYYRYNKTQIKQFIKYLDMEL is encoded by the coding sequence ATGATGGACATACCCAAAATATTCAAAATCCTTGCCAATGAACACCGCTACCAAATGTTGCAATGGCTCAAGCAGCCTGAACACCACTTTCCACCACACGCCTGCCAGCCACCTGGATTTCATGGCGGAGTGAGTGTCAGCTTGATTGTAGAGAAATCAGGTTTGGCACAATCGGTCGTATCGGCTTATTTGAAATCGTTGAAAAAAGCAGGTTTAGTGGAAAGCAAACGAGCTGGTAAATTAACGTATTACCGCTACAATAAAACTCAAATTAAACAGTTTATCAAATATTTAGATATGGAATTATAA
- a CDS encoding RelA/SpoT family protein, which translates to MNTTSTDLSLNQQWYQDYTAQQNPTNQKLLQTAQQLAEKYYPANATGRKSGEPLIPRVFASAKMVGEMDLLPDAVAATILTYAQLHIPDWKTVLTEQCCPNVAMLVQGIDEVQKLTHFARVDNLTTPEERANQAETMRKMLLAMVSDIRVVLIKLALRTRTMQYFAQVPDSPHKRSVAKETLDIFAPLANRLGVWQLKWQLEDLGFRYQNPEEYKRIAKLLDEKRDERLKYIDAFLGSLKTAVNQAGIVCDVAGRPKHIYSIYKKMVKKKLDFDGLYDIRAVRVLVNTIAECYTTLGIVHSLWQPIPGEFDDYIANPKGNGYKSLHTVIVGPEDKGIEVQIRTHEMHEFNEFGVAAHWRYKEGGKGDSAYEQKIAWLRQLLDWRENMAQSGTDDLAAAFKTELFNDTIYVLTPHGKVFSLPVGSTPIDFAYALHSDLGDRCRGAKVDGQIVPLSTPLENGQRVEIIAAKEGVPSVNWLHEGWVKSNKAINKIRAHIRQQNAETIRENGKNQFEKIVNKINPKPNHQHVCEKLGFRLLDDLYTAIGQGEVTPRAIQKACGLLAEPTPKPISETTIVKKSKIQSGGKNGVLVDGEGGLLTNLAKCCKPAPPDLIVGFVTRDKGVSIHRQGCTDFEHLAAQSPEKVMVASWADADTNHIYAIDIEIRAQDRNGLLRDVSDTLARHKLNVTAVQTQTRDLEASMRFTLEVRQVNELPRVLASLAEVKGVNSVTRL; encoded by the coding sequence ATGAACACGACTTCAACCGATTTATCGCTCAATCAACAATGGTATCAAGACTATACCGCACAACAAAATCCCACTAATCAAAAATTACTCCAAACCGCGCAACAATTAGCCGAAAAATATTATCCAGCCAATGCCACTGGACGAAAAAGCGGCGAACCCTTGATACCACGCGTTTTTGCGTCTGCAAAAATGGTCGGTGAAATGGACTTGCTGCCCGATGCGGTCGCCGCCACCATACTCACTTACGCGCAATTGCATATCCCCGATTGGAAAACCGTTCTGACAGAACAATGCTGCCCAAATGTCGCAATGTTGGTACAAGGTATTGATGAAGTTCAGAAATTAACTCATTTTGCCCGTGTGGATAATCTGACTACCCCCGAAGAACGTGCCAACCAAGCCGAAACCATGCGTAAAATGTTATTGGCGATGGTGTCGGATATTCGTGTGGTGCTGATTAAATTGGCATTGCGTACACGTACCATGCAATATTTTGCGCAAGTACCTGATAGTCCACATAAACGCAGTGTGGCAAAAGAAACTTTGGATATTTTCGCGCCGTTGGCAAATCGGTTGGGTGTGTGGCAACTGAAATGGCAACTTGAAGATTTGGGCTTCCGCTACCAAAATCCCGAAGAATATAAACGCATTGCCAAATTATTAGATGAAAAACGCGATGAACGTTTGAAATATATTGACGCATTTTTAGGCAGCCTGAAAACCGCCGTCAATCAAGCAGGTATTGTGTGTGATGTTGCTGGTCGCCCCAAACACATTTATTCCATTTATAAAAAAATGGTTAAGAAAAAATTGGATTTTGATGGTCTATACGACATCAGAGCAGTACGCGTGCTGGTCAATACCATAGCCGAATGCTATACCACATTAGGGATTGTGCATAGCTTGTGGCAACCCATTCCAGGTGAGTTTGATGATTATATCGCCAATCCAAAAGGCAATGGCTACAAGAGCTTACACACCGTTATCGTGGGACCAGAAGACAAAGGCATTGAGGTTCAAATTCGTACCCATGAAATGCACGAATTCAACGAGTTTGGTGTGGCTGCGCACTGGCGATACAAAGAAGGCGGCAAAGGCGATTCCGCTTACGAACAAAAAATTGCATGGTTGCGACAATTATTGGATTGGCGCGAAAACATGGCACAAAGCGGCACAGACGATTTAGCCGCCGCATTCAAAACCGAATTGTTCAATGACACGATTTATGTTCTGACACCGCATGGCAAAGTATTCTCATTGCCAGTGGGTTCTACGCCAATTGATTTCGCCTACGCCTTACACAGCGATTTAGGCGACCGTTGTCGCGGTGCAAAAGTGGACGGGCAAATCGTGCCATTGTCCACACCTTTGGAAAACGGACAACGCGTGGAAATCATCGCAGCCAAAGAAGGCGTACCATCGGTAAACTGGTTACACGAAGGCTGGGTTAAATCCAACAAAGCCATCAATAAAATTCGCGCCCATATTCGCCAACAAAATGCGGAAACCATTCGCGAAAATGGTAAAAATCAATTTGAAAAAATCGTCAATAAAATCAATCCAAAGCCTAATCATCAACACGTTTGTGAGAAATTGGGTTTCAGGCTACTTGATGATTTGTACACCGCAATTGGTCAAGGAGAAGTAACACCCCGAGCCATACAAAAAGCCTGTGGCTTGCTGGCTGAACCCACGCCCAAACCCATTTCCGAAACCACGATTGTGAAGAAATCCAAAATTCAATCAGGTGGCAAAAATGGGGTTTTGGTTGATGGCGAGGGCGGTTTATTGACCAATTTAGCCAAATGCTGCAAACCTGCACCGCCTGATTTAATCGTGGGATTTGTAACGCGTGATAAGGGCGTGTCCATTCATCGTCAAGGTTGCACGGATTTTGAGCATTTGGCGGCGCAATCGCCTGAAAAAGTAATGGTGGCAAGCTGGGCAGATGCGGATACCAATCACATTTACGCGATTGATATTGAGATTCGTGCTCAAGACCGCAACGGTTTGTTACGAGATGTGTCGGATACTTTAGCACGACACAAATTGAACGTAACCGCCGTCCAAACCCAAACACGCGATTTAGAAGCGAGTATGCGCTTTACGCTGGAAGTAAGACAAGTTAATGAATTACCTAGAGTTTTGGCAAGTTTAGCTGAAGTTAAAGGCGTTAACAGCGTAACTCGATTATAA
- the secB gene encoding protein-export chaperone SecB, translating to MSEQTQPIFSIEKLYVKDLSLEVPHAPGIFLESETPEVDMRVATHSQKIEEEFYECGITVTITAKLKDERVVFLSEVNQAGIFRLSNIPEEDIKILLGVACPNILFPYARETVSSTVTRAGFPPVLLAPINFDAMYHQSLEQEAAA from the coding sequence ATGAGCGAACAAACTCAACCTATTTTCAGCATTGAAAAATTGTATGTGAAAGATTTATCTTTGGAAGTGCCGCACGCACCAGGTATTTTCCTAGAATCTGAAACACCTGAAGTGGATATGCGTGTTGCCACACACAGCCAAAAAATTGAAGAAGAATTTTACGAATGTGGTATTACCGTTACCATCACCGCTAAATTAAAAGATGAACGCGTGGTGTTTTTGAGTGAAGTTAATCAAGCAGGTATTTTCCGTTTGTCCAATATTCCTGAAGAGGACATCAAAATTTTGTTGGGCGTGGCTTGTCCAAATATTTTGTTCCCTTATGCGCGTGAGACCGTGTCTTCAACTGTAACGCGTGCTGGTTTCCCACCCGTATTGCTTGCACCAATCAATTTTGACGCGATGTATCATCAATCTTTAGAGCAAGAAGCAGCGGCTTAA
- the uppS gene encoding polyprenyl diphosphate synthase: MSHSANNQNIPRHVAVIMDGNGRWAKKRLMPRVMGHKRGLDTLEEMCRICSNAGVEYLTVFAFSTENWRRPEDEVSFLMGLFLTALEKKVAKMHANGLRVKVIGDRSHFSPAIQKGIVAAEELTKNNPGLTLTVAADYGGKWDIIQAANALIAEGKTQITESDLSTKLMLAEAPEPDLFIRTGGETRISNFMLWQMAYAEFYFTDVLWPDFNETEIYRAFESFTQRERRFGRTSEQLPIEQQRP; the protein is encoded by the coding sequence ATGAGTCATTCTGCTAACAACCAAAATATTCCGCGCCATGTCGCCGTAATTATGGATGGAAACGGACGCTGGGCAAAAAAACGCTTGATGCCACGCGTGATGGGACATAAACGCGGCTTGGATACGCTGGAAGAAATGTGCCGCATCTGCTCCAATGCAGGCGTAGAATATTTGACTGTGTTTGCATTTTCCACCGAAAATTGGCGCAGACCCGAAGACGAAGTCTCATTTTTAATGGGCTTATTTTTGACCGCACTGGAGAAAAAAGTCGCCAAAATGCACGCCAACGGTTTGCGCGTGAAAGTCATCGGCGACCGCAGCCATTTTAGTCCAGCCATTCAAAAAGGCATTGTTGCAGCAGAAGAATTAACTAAAAATAATCCAGGATTAACCCTAACCGTCGCCGCCGATTATGGTGGAAAATGGGACATTATTCAGGCTGCTAACGCCTTAATTGCTGAAGGAAAAACCCAAATCACCGAATCCGATTTATCCACTAAACTCATGCTGGCTGAAGCCCCCGAACCCGATTTGTTTATTCGCACAGGTGGCGAAACACGAATCAGCAATTTTATGCTCTGGCAAATGGCATACGCCGAATTTTATTTCACAGACGTATTGTGGCCTGATTTTAACGAAACCGAAATTTATCGTGCATTTGAATCTTTCACACAACGCGAACGCCGTTTTGGACGCACATCCGAACAATTACCCATTGAACAACAACGCCCTTAA
- the grxC gene encoding glutaredoxin 3, whose translation MNKVTIYTGAHCPYCLMAKRLLNQLGVQDICEINRDEFPEEFRQVQIRTGQRTIPQIFIGDNYVGGFTDLYALHQQGSLQTLLNVE comes from the coding sequence ATGAACAAAGTTACTATCTACACAGGCGCACATTGTCCTTATTGCTTGATGGCAAAACGGCTATTAAATCAACTTGGTGTACAGGACATTTGCGAAATCAATCGCGATGAATTTCCTGAAGAGTTTCGTCAAGTCCAAATCCGAACAGGACAGCGTACCATTCCACAAATTTTTATTGGCGATAATTATGTGGGTGGTTTTACTGATTTATACGCGTTGCATCAGCAGGGTAGTTTACAAACTTTGCTGAATGTTGAATAA
- the lpdA gene encoding dihydrolipoyl dehydrogenase, translating into MSQFDVVVIGAGPGGYVAAIRAAQLGFKTACIDAGVNKAGDAPALGGTCLNVGCIPSKALLQSSEHVHTALHDFAAHGISVNAVHFDAAKMIERKDAIVNKLTGGIKFLFQKNKVESFFGLGSFLGKNGDFWQLEINNRGEKSVIEAKHVIVATGSLPRQLTALVDIDNEIVLDNEGALNLTNVPAKLGVIGSGVIGLEMGSVWKRLGSEVTILEAAPTFMAAADQQIAKEAFKYFTKEQGLDIKLGVKIHAINRAKNTVTVEYEVNGEKFADTYDRLIIAIGRVPNTNGLNAESVGLAKDERGFITVNELCQTNLPNVWAIGDVVRGPMLAHKASDEGVAVAERIAGQKPHLDFNTIPWVIYTDPEIAWVGKTEEQLQAEGIEYKKGTSGFGANGRALGLGKAKGTIKVLSCAKTDRILGVHMIGPMVSELIAEAVVSMEFKASSEDIARIVHAHPTLSEVLHEAALAADKRALHG; encoded by the coding sequence ATGTCTCAATTTGATGTAGTTGTAATCGGTGCAGGTCCTGGCGGTTATGTGGCGGCAATTCGCGCAGCGCAACTGGGTTTCAAAACCGCTTGTATTGATGCAGGTGTGAATAAAGCTGGTGATGCGCCTGCTCTGGGTGGTACTTGTCTGAATGTGGGTTGCATTCCATCAAAAGCTTTGTTGCAATCATCGGAACACGTCCACACTGCATTACACGATTTTGCCGCGCATGGCATCAGTGTGAATGCTGTGCATTTTGATGCTGCCAAAATGATTGAGCGCAAAGATGCCATCGTGAATAAGTTAACTGGTGGAATTAAGTTCTTGTTCCAAAAAAATAAAGTGGAAAGTTTTTTTGGTTTGGGTTCGTTTTTGGGTAAAAACGGCGATTTTTGGCAGCTTGAAATTAACAATCGTGGCGAAAAATCTGTGATTGAAGCTAAACATGTGATTGTGGCAACGGGCTCTTTGCCACGTCAATTGACTGCTTTGGTGGATATTGACAATGAAATTGTATTGGATAACGAAGGTGCATTGAATTTGACCAATGTGCCAGCCAAATTGGGTGTGATTGGTTCGGGTGTGATTGGTTTGGAAATGGGTTCGGTGTGGAAACGCTTGGGTTCTGAAGTAACCATTTTGGAAGCTGCACCCACTTTTATGGCAGCTGCTGACCAACAAATTGCCAAAGAAGCATTCAAATATTTTACCAAAGAACAAGGTTTGGACATCAAATTAGGCGTGAAAATTCATGCGATTAATCGTGCCAAAAACACTGTAACTGTGGAATATGAAGTAAATGGCGAGAAATTTGCCGATACTTACGATCGCTTAATCATTGCCATCGGACGCGTACCTAATACCAATGGTTTGAACGCTGAATCTGTTGGTTTGGCGAAAGACGAACGCGGTTTTATTACTGTGAATGAATTGTGTCAAACCAATTTGCCAAATGTGTGGGCGATTGGTGATGTGGTACGTGGTCCAATGTTGGCGCACAAAGCCAGTGATGAAGGTGTGGCGGTGGCTGAACGCATTGCAGGTCAAAAACCACATTTGGATTTTAATACCATTCCTTGGGTTATCTATACCGATCCCGAAATCGCATGGGTGGGCAAAACGGAAGAACAATTACAAGCAGAGGGCATTGAATACAAAAAAGGCACGTCAGGTTTTGGTGCAAATGGTCGCGCTTTAGGGTTGGGTAAAGCCAAAGGTACCATCAAAGTGCTGTCTTGTGCGAAAACTGACCGTATTTTGGGTGTGCATATGATTGGCCCGATGGTCAGCGAATTGATTGCGGAAGCGGTGGTAAGCATGGAATTCAAGGCCAGCAGCGAAGATATTGCGCGAATTGTTCACGCACACCCAACTTTATCGGAAGTGTTACACGAAGCGGCGTTGGCTGCGGATAAACGTGCATTACATGGTTAA
- the rsfS gene encoding ribosome silencing factor, translating into MLNEQELQKLQQMVDIAVNALEEVKAKDIIVLDTVGKTSLFSRMIIASGDSTRQVKALANNVAVDLKEAGFAILSSEGQDSGEWALVDANDLIVHVMLPAVRDFYNIEDLWGGEKPPFHAGAAKPWHSAD; encoded by the coding sequence ATGTTAAACGAACAAGAATTGCAAAAATTACAACAAATGGTGGACATCGCCGTAAACGCATTGGAAGAAGTCAAAGCGAAAGACATCATCGTATTGGATACCGTAGGCAAAACTTCGCTTTTCTCACGCATGATTATCGCCAGTGGCGACAGCACCCGACAAGTCAAAGCATTGGCAAATAACGTGGCTGTTGATTTAAAAGAGGCTGGTTTCGCCATTCTCAGCAGCGAAGGGCAAGATAGTGGCGAATGGGCGTTGGTAGATGCCAATGACTTAATTGTTCATGTGATGCTGCCTGCCGTGCGCGATTTCTACAATATTGAAGACTTGTGGGGTGGCGAAAAACCACCTTTCCACGCTGGCGCAGCCAAACCTTGGCATTCTGCTGATTGA
- a CDS encoding SIMPL domain-containing protein: MNHSSQNMIAALILAIGLTGAAWTLGSQFGKLRESGVITVKGLAEAEYKASLGTWRVGITAWGDNYANAMSNNKKQFAILKSFLQKQGFSEEEIKSEEMSVSSHTEYYTDEKGERQSRENGYDASRDFSISTQDLAKLQKAQSAILQLRAENDTVNFSSPKFYLEDLETIKRTLISKATQDAAIRAEEFAKTGKMKVGAMQSASQGSFDIQSTSPTSDDSSDSYGGGYDTSTIDKKVRLVVTIQYRIDD; this comes from the coding sequence ATGAATCATTCTTCTCAAAATATGATTGCTGCGCTGATTTTGGCGATTGGCTTAACGGGTGCGGCGTGGACTTTGGGTAGCCAATTTGGTAAATTGCGCGAATCGGGCGTGATTACTGTGAAAGGTTTGGCAGAGGCGGAATACAAAGCCAGTTTAGGTACTTGGCGTGTGGGCATTACCGCGTGGGGCGATAATTACGCCAACGCCATGTCCAATAATAAAAAACAATTTGCCATATTAAAATCATTTCTTCAAAAACAAGGTTTTAGCGAGGAAGAAATCAAATCGGAAGAAATGAGTGTTTCATCACATACCGAATATTACACAGACGAAAAAGGTGAACGACAATCACGCGAAAATGGTTATGATGCGTCTCGTGATTTCAGCATTTCCACCCAAGATTTAGCCAAATTGCAAAAAGCCCAAAGTGCTATTTTGCAACTTCGTGCCGAAAATGACACGGTTAATTTCAGCTCACCCAAATTTTATTTGGAAGATTTGGAAACCATCAAACGCACGTTGATTTCCAAAGCCACACAAGATGCGGCTATTCGTGCTGAAGAGTTTGCCAAAACAGGCAAAATGAAAGTGGGTGCAATGCAGTCTGCATCACAAGGTTCGTTTGATATTCAATCCACTAGCCCGACCAGCGATGACAGTAGCGACAGTTATGGTGGTGGTTACGACACCAGTACGATTGATAAAAAGGTTCGTTTGGTGGTGACCATTCAATATCGGATTGATGATTGA
- a CDS encoding DedA family protein has translation MIDFILHIDTHLATLSANYGIWIYAILFLIIFCETGLVVTPFLPGDSLLFASGAVVAASAGGLNIHVMVMILLLAAVLGDAVNFVVGKYFGEKLFAQPDSRIFKPEYLTKTHDFYAKYGGKTIILARFVPIVRTFAPFVGGMGKMHYGQFVRYNIIGGIAWVASLTYLGYFFGNLEVVKNNFGKVVIGIIVISLMPMVFEILKMRKAK, from the coding sequence ATGATAGATTTTATTTTACACATTGACACACATTTGGCGACGTTATCTGCGAACTATGGCATTTGGATTTACGCGATTTTGTTTTTGATTATTTTCTGTGAAACGGGTTTGGTGGTAACGCCATTTTTACCAGGTGATTCGTTGTTGTTTGCATCGGGGGCGGTGGTGGCGGCATCGGCTGGTGGTTTGAATATTCACGTGATGGTCATGATTTTGTTGTTGGCTGCGGTGTTGGGTGATGCGGTTAATTTTGTGGTTGGCAAATATTTTGGTGAAAAATTATTTGCTCAACCCGATTCTCGCATTTTTAAACCCGAATATTTAACCAAAACTCATGATTTTTATGCTAAATATGGTGGGAAGACCATTATTTTGGCGCGATTTGTACCGATTGTGCGGACGTTTGCGCCATTTGTGGGTGGCATGGGCAAAATGCACTATGGGCAATTTGTGCGCTACAACATTATTGGTGGGATTGCGTGGGTGGCATCGTTGACGTATTTGGGCTATTTCTTTGGCAATTTGGAGGTTGTGAAAAACAATTTTGGTAAAGTGGTTATTGGGATTATTGTGATTTCATTGATGCCGATGGTGTTTGAAATTTTGAAAATGAGAAAAGCGAAGTAA
- a CDS encoding primosomal protein N' — protein MIYHHIALNTILPPLTYAHDTALPLGSRVLVNLRGKPQIGVVWANHVQPEIDVNKILPILKIFDHEPTLPENWRELIDFTARYYHYPIGQTVFTALPSLLKEPRPIESPESPVFYTLNDLGKQQTPPPKNHAKKLQLWQALFSGCLDMATLKKIHPKAIDLINEYKKLDWLSICTATTPSIPPSQHILNAEQTEVSNTIQSHLHEYQPFLLHGITGSGKTEVYFDVMATVLAQGKQVLFLLPEINLTPQLLARVAQRFPDVPTAVLHSQTATGARGRDYLRAMLGHAKLVIGTRLAVFTPILDLGLIVVDEEHDNSFNQDNELRYHARDLAVWRARQVACPIVLGSATPSLESWHKAQIGAYQLLTLSHRANAIAKLPEIELVDVRRMRLDNGFSPQVLNLLKQNHQNGGLSLVYLNRRGFAPALFCGDCGHTFGCPNCSAKLVLHQRARQLRCHHCDFRQPIPHACEECGNQDLTAVGQGTQRIEETLKNFLPLAKIVRVDRDSMHKKTDWAHLYDQIHAQQVDILIGTQMLAKGHDFPNLNLVVVLNADGSLFSSDFRAPERLFAELMQVSGRAGRAEKAGRVLIQTQLPEHEIFHAIRAQNFAQFATQELAQREMFGLPPFGFQAAVRADALKMSDAVDFLNEIRDVIAPMLPENVSQMGAVPMLMARLAERERAQIFIESMNRVALHRALSLWEQVLAQHRDNRIRWHIDVDCQEM, from the coding sequence ATGATTTACCACCATATCGCACTCAACACCATTCTTCCGCCGCTTACCTACGCTCACGATACCGCTTTACCACTTGGTAGTCGTGTGTTGGTCAATTTGCGTGGTAAGCCACAAATTGGTGTGGTATGGGCAAATCATGTTCAACCCGAAATTGACGTTAACAAAATTCTGCCGATTCTGAAAATCTTTGACCACGAACCCACGCTGCCTGAAAATTGGCGTGAACTGATTGATTTTACAGCGCGATATTATCATTATCCCATTGGGCAAACCGTGTTTACCGCGCTGCCGAGTTTGCTCAAAGAACCGCGTCCGATTGAATCGCCCGAATCTCCCGTTTTCTACACACTCAATGATTTAGGCAAACAGCAAACGCCACCGCCCAAAAATCACGCCAAAAAATTGCAGTTATGGCAAGCCTTGTTTTCAGGCTGCCTTGATATGGCTACGCTGAAAAAAATTCATCCAAAAGCTATTGATTTAATTAATGAATATAAAAAGTTAGATTGGTTAAGTATCTGCACTGCTACCACGCCTAGCATTCCCCCATCTCAACACATTCTGAACGCAGAACAAACCGAAGTTTCCAACACCATACAATCTCATCTGCATGAATATCAACCATTTTTGTTACACGGTATCACAGGGAGTGGTAAAACCGAAGTGTATTTTGATGTGATGGCAACTGTGTTGGCGCAAGGCAAACAAGTTTTGTTTTTGCTGCCTGAAATTAATCTTACGCCACAATTATTGGCACGTGTGGCGCAACGTTTTCCCGATGTGCCGACTGCCGTGTTGCACAGCCAAACCGCTACAGGTGCGCGTGGACGCGATTATCTTCGTGCCATGTTGGGACACGCTAAATTGGTGATTGGTACACGTTTGGCGGTGTTCACGCCGATACTTGATTTGGGCTTAATTGTGGTGGACGAAGAACACGATAATTCGTTTAATCAAGACAATGAGTTACGCTATCATGCGCGGGATTTGGCGGTATGGCGTGCGCGTCAGGTAGCTTGCCCGATTGTGCTGGGCAGTGCAACACCCAGTTTGGAAAGCTGGCACAAGGCGCAAATCGGTGCGTATCAATTGCTTACGCTGTCGCATCGCGCCAATGCCATCGCCAAGCTACCTGAAATTGAATTGGTGGATGTTCGCCGTATGCGTTTGGATAATGGTTTTTCGCCACAAGTGTTGAATTTATTGAAACAAAATCATCAAAATGGCGGTTTATCGCTGGTGTATTTGAATCGGCGTGGCTTTGCGCCTGCGCTGTTTTGTGGTGATTGTGGACACACGTTTGGTTGTCCAAATTGTTCGGCAAAATTGGTTTTACATCAACGTGCTAGGCAGTTGCGTTGTCATCATTGTGATTTCAGACAGCCTATTCCTCACGCTTGCGAAGAATGCGGCAATCAAGACCTAACCGCCGTTGGACAAGGCACACAACGCATTGAGGAGACATTGAAAAATTTTCTACCACTCGCCAAAATTGTGCGTGTGGATAGAGACAGTATGCACAAAAAAACCGATTGGGCGCATTTGTACGACCAAATTCACGCACAGCAAGTGGACATTTTGATTGGCACGCAAATGTTAGCCAAAGGGCATGATTTTCCTAATTTAAATTTGGTGGTGGTATTAAATGCTGATGGTTCGTTGTTTAGCAGTGATTTTCGTGCGCCAGAAAGATTGTTTGCGGAATTGATGCAAGTGTCGGGACGCGCTGGACGCGCAGAGAAAGCAGGGCGTGTGTTGATTCAAACGCAGTTGCCTGAACACGAAATTTTCCACGCAATTCGGGCGCAAAATTTTGCCCAATTTGCCACACAGGAATTGGCACAACGAGAAATGTTTGGTTTACCGCCATTTGGTTTTCAGGCAGCCGTGCGCGCGGACGCGTTAAAAATGAGTGATGCAGTAGATTTTCTCAATGAAATCCGTGATGTGATTGCACCCATGCTGCCTGAAAATGTGTCGCAAATGGGTGCGGTACCCATGTTGATGGCGCGTTTGGCGGAGCGTGAACGAGCGCAAATTTTTATTGAAAGCATGAATCGGGTGGCGTTGCATCGGGCGTTGAGTTTGTGGGAGCAGGTGTTGGCGCAGCATCGGGATAATCGGATTCGCTGGCATATTGACGTGGATTGTCAGGAAATGTAG